The DNA sequence GAATCCATATACATCCGGGAAGGTGCCGCCGGAGATATTCCCCTTATCCGGGAACTCGCCGGGCGTACCTGGTGGCCGGCGTATCGTGAAATCCTGGCCGGGGAGCAGATCCGTTACATGCTTGACCGCCTTTACTCCGAAAATGCGCTTCAGGAACAAATGGAAAGAGGCCACTGCTTCCTCCTGGCCTATAAAAGCGACCGCCCCTGGGCTTTGCTTCCTGGTCCGTCAGCCAGGGATCAGGAACCTGCCGGCTTCATAAGATTTACGTTTTGCCCGAAACACAGGGTAAGGGAACAGGACGCTTCCTCATCAACACCGTTGAACTAAAAGCGAAGGAACAGGGTTGCCAGGTCCTTGAACTGAACGTGAACCGCTTCAACAAGGCCCGAAGCTTCTATGAAAAGCTGGGCTTCAAAGTCCAGCGGACCGAAGATATTCCCATCGGGCCTTTCTTTATGAACGATTATATTATGCAGAAAATACTCTGAACATTCCCGAGAGCCGTTTGCAAGCATCTTCATCGTTAAATCCGATGAAGCCCCGGATCCCGAATGAAATGAAACCTGGCGGGCCCGGCCGTTCAGGAAAGTTTCTTGTAGAACTCCCGGTAAGCGGCTCCGGGGTTTTCCGAAAGGTTCACGGCGGAAGAAACCGCCACCCCGGCTATACCGGTTTTCATGAGTCCGTCCACGTCCCCGATCTTAATGCCTCCGGCGGCGATAACGGGAATATCTACGTTCCGCTTCTGCAGTTCTTCGGCGATGCGCAGGTAATCGGCCGCGCCAAGGAAGTCATTGGAATGACGGATAGTT is a window from the Anseongella ginsenosidimutans genome containing:
- a CDS encoding GNAT family N-acetyltransferase; the protein is MYVLPETQGKGTGRFLINTVELKAKEQGCQVLELNVNRFNKARSFYEKLGFKVQRTEDIPIGPFFMNDYIMQKIL